In a single window of the Papaver somniferum cultivar HN1 chromosome 8, ASM357369v1, whole genome shotgun sequence genome:
- the LOC113305452 gene encoding uncharacterized protein LOC113305452, with product MELGNAIGRPIKVDETTLRREIGYYASVLVEMDLLKPKPSNVWVETKYGGFLQEIRIPKLPKFYNHCNVVGHLVAECRSKRNEVDKGENVNGVQKKNVWQVKSKRVVKQMKEIFDICNTPKRREQPIEKDVVSEDEIVDAIIPPIIQYVESTSEGNKSNSDVSSSSSSTTQVVKVVGEGEVRISEVIKKVTIFWNFRGLRRAKAKDKLGSLVNQFSPTLCFVVEPKIKWNSKDSKQLKLKGMNHMVIHNSVNRGKGNIWLFRSASITTPTIVSITKQKISLMNLPWLVIGYFNTVLSTEEKKGGRSPFGVEMQDFHNCINTCSLIQAPTTGLHFTWCNNIAGNKRIVCTLDKALYNLKWMDTYPDWSYKVGVREVSDHSPLLGSCMDVNKPKIIPFRVLKVWLEESSFKEVIKEAWDENVHGNHAYVFMNKMKIMKKKIQDWNWNVFGDVRLKLQEA from the exons ATGGAATTGGGTAACGCTATAGGAAGACCAATCAAAGTGGATGAAACTACTTTAAGAAGAGAGATTGGCTACTATGCTAGTGTTTTGGTTGAAATGGATCTTTTGAAACCAAAACCTAGTAATGTTTGGGTTGAAACTAAGTATGGTGGATTTCTACAAGAAATTAGAATTCCCAAATTACCTAAGTTTTATAATCACTGTAATGTGGTGGGTCATTTGGTGGCAGAGTGTAGATCAAAAAGGAATGAGGTAGATAAGGGGGAGAATGTTAATGGGGTTCAAAAGAAGAATGTTTGGCAGGTTAAATCAAAAAGGGTagtaaaacaaatgaaagaaatctTTGATATTTGTAATACTCCCAAAAGAAGAGAACAACCAATTGAGAAGGACGTGGTAAGTGAAGATGAAATTGTGGATGCAATTATTCCTCCAATAATTCAATATGTGGAGAGTACTTCTGAAGGTAATAAGAGTAATTCAG atgtATCCTCTAGTAGTTCTTCAACAACACAAGTAGTAAAAGTAGTAGGTGAAGGTGAAGTGAGAATTTCTGAAGTTATTAAGAAGGTG ACAATATTCTGGAATTTCAGAGGCTTAAGAAGAGCTAAAGCCAAAGACAAACTCGGAAGTTTGGTGAATCAGTTTAGTCCTACTTTATGTTTTGTGGTTGAACCAAAAATTAAATGGAATTCAAAAGATAGTAAGCAGTTGAAACTGAAAGGAATGAATCATATGGTTATACATAATTCTGTGAATAGAGGTAAAGGGAATATTTGGCTTTTTCGGAGTGCATCTATTACTACACCAACTATTGTTTCAATAACTAAACAG AAAATTAGTCTTATGAATTTACCTTGGCTAGTAATAGGATATTTTAATACAGTTTTAAGTACCGAGGAGAAAAAGGGTGGAAGATCTCCTTTTGGAGTGGAAATGCAAGATTTTCATAACTGTATTAATACTTGTAGTCTAATACAGGCTCCAACAACAGGTTTACATTTTACTTGGTGTAATAATATAGCAGGAAATAAGAGAATTGTTTGCACTTTGGACAAAGCTCTATATAATCTGAAATGGATGGATACTTATCCAGATTGGTCTTACAAAGTAGGTGTGAGGGAAGTTTCAGATCATAGTCCACTATTGGGTTCTTGTATGGATGTTAATAAACCAAAAATTATTCCATTCAGGGTCTTAAAAGTATGGCTGGAAGAGAGCAGTTTTAAGGAGGTGATTAAGGAGGCTTGGGATGAGAATGTTCATGGTAATCATGCTTATGTTTTTatgaataaaatgaaaataatgaagaagaaaatacaagACTGGAATTGGAATGTGTTTGGTGATGTTAGGTTAAAGTTACAAGAAGCTTAA